GTCACTACAACCAAGATGCTGCTGCGCTGTTATTTGGACCTCAGCTACTCTTGTTAAGTAAGTTGTTTTGAACGTATCTGTTCAGAATTAGCAGTAGACAGACACTGAAAGGCATGGGAGTTGTTGACCTCCTGGTGCATAGCGAGAAATATCAGCCATTCATTCATGATTGATGACCTTTGAGGAGGCAGACTGTCCTTTATCCATTTGCCACTAAAGCTGAGCCACTGCATAAAGCCTCTAACAGTCttgtagtatttattttttaaccactagTGAAGCTGAGGAAATTTTAGCTTTGGCAGCATTTTTCTTTCAAGTCCTACTGACACCTTGAACCACTGGGAGTGAATGAGAACATGAGGAGCACTCTGTCTGATCTGAACCAGCTCCCCAGTTGAAGATTTGATCAACAGAGAGGCCCATTGTGTGGACTGAAAACTGAAGAGGAAAGAGATGATGATGGGGATGATGATAAGAGAGGCCCAGTGACAGTGTTGATAGCCGCACCAGGAAGCAGAGGAGTGTCACAAGGCTACAGACATGAGTCTCCGCCAACCCACCTCCACGCTGGACAGGTAAGAGCCCCACATCTGCTAGGCTCACacagtttctgtttctgttagAGATGCATCTCAATCCCTTGCTTAACAATGTAGTGCTCCCTGATCACACTGAGGTCCAGTCAGCTCTCTGGAAAAACTAGTCAGACAGGCTGTGTACTGGGAGGTGAGAAACCTGCTCTCTTGACAAGGAACAAGGGCAAAATACTGTATGACAATAGCCGCAGCCTGAGAATTcatactttaacatttaaaaaaacaacactttcaaaAGTTCACACGCTTGTGGTCACCCTCACAGACATTTACCATATTTTAGCGTGTTAAATGAACAATAACACGAACTGTGAGCTTGAACAATAATGTCCTATGACTAATAATTAACATGCTCTGGGTGTTCTCCCGTCTGAACCTTTGACTCACTTACACAATCACGTATGTCCTTGTTTTCAATACCATAGATAATGAAATGTACATGGTATGGTAACTCTTAATTTGATACTCCTGAAACCAACTGCAACCCAGTTCACAGCGTTGTGACGTGAAATACAGGGTCACCAAAGGGCCAGCCCTGAGGgattacaaaaaaaggtaaacaatgaGGAGTGGCAAATCTATTTCGGTGCACTGGTATGCCATATTTAAAACGAAACAGCTACATCAACAAGGATTCAAGCTACATCAACAAGGATTCAAGATGAATGCAAGAAGAGGGTATATAATTGACTTAGTTTATTAACCTACGACttcattttaaagcaactttaaataataaagcatttCACTTTCATATGTTGTACATGTATCTAAACCCACAGTTGTATGTAACATGTTTTGGCGTTGTCACAGCAACTTAATGTGTCGCAAAGTGGGGGCTTAGTCCCTGAAGGTTCAGGGTTCATGGTTAAGAGGGGGATATTGAGATCGGTCCTATTCGTTGCTTGTATGTCGTGTCGTGACTCTTCACCTGCTGTGTTTATTATGTCACTGCTAAAACCTGATGCACCGTATTTCATCCTGTTCGTCATCGCACATcacctctgtgtttctgtagatGCATCTTTGTCTTGATCATGTGTCTTTGCTGTTTCTCCTGCTGTCAACTTTTtccctgtgtatgtgtgtgttttacttgtgCTTGTGTCTACCACTGTCCGTGTGTCATGTGACAGCAGGGCAGCCAATAAGAAAAACGCCCGTCCGTTCAGgtaggggagagagagagcttaCGTCAGGGTTTGGGGTTCATAAAGACAGATTGTGCAGCTGCGGCAGCAGATTTCTCAGTGGCTGCGCTTGTTATTTCAGAGACTCAGGGAAACATCTACTAATTGTTTTCCTTATCAATTGAAGCATCCATTAATGTCTATAACAATCTTAGTTTCCCAAAATcttatgtgttgtgtttatgttgctATTGTTTCTTTCAGTCTGATGCTGTGCACCGTTTTTGCATGCCAATTCATTCTCCAAACACCTGGTATATTTGCACAGTTGAGAGTTAAGATATGGTTTCACTAATACAGTATAACTAGTATTATACTATTTGTAGAATTTAGATTCCAGCACTGACTGAGTTGCATTGTTACAGACTTTTGGTATATAAACGTTTCAAACgacaaaatacattgaaaatagAAGGTGTCATTTCCAAAATCAACATCATGTTTCCAATCTtacaaaatattcagttttaatcTAAATTGTTGATGACTagcctttcaaataaaaaaccaTGCTTGCTCTCCCACTTGCCGCACACAAAAGGAGGCATTCAGTAATCCAACAGCACCATAAAGGACATGTATCTATCGTATCACCGAATATCTAACAGGCTTTACAAGTAGAAAATGTGTCAGATTTTTTGTTCCAGCACTAATTGTCTCCATGTTGCAGCAGCTCAATATCTCCAGACCACATTTATGGATGAATTCATAAACCTTAACTGCGTTTTGCTCACCATTCATTGGATGCAATAATACCATTCACTCCATTATTTATACTGTGTGTCCTTGCGAAAGGCTCTTGAAAGTGAACGCTGCGCtcagtgtttacagtgtgtataaAGGGTGCGACTTGGACTCAGGTTCTGCGTGTCCTTTCACCTGAGTATTGGTCTTCATGCTGaatttcttctctctcttttctttctttacccGTCTCTTTCCTTCTATCGCTTTCAGCCCCTTTGCTGCTTGGTGAGTTTTCCCTTCGACTGCTTTGCTTGTTCCTTCTCGTGCAATTTCTCATATTCCCAGCACCTCTTACACCACTGACATATCTGACCTCTGACAtacctctctcctcttttgtGTCCCAACTGTAAGATTCGTGTCTTTCCTTTTGGcctgttctttctttttatttatcttgattgtcattcattcattccCATCAGATATTCCCCCCCCCACTGCAACTACCGCCCGaagagccttttttttttttaaatcaacctgTGTTATTCTTGCATGCTAAACCTCGCTTCTCTTCAAACCCAGGCTCAGCAGTCTGACCATCGGAGACTCGGAGCGCAAAGCCTCTGCCGCCCAGCAGAGAGAGCCGATTGTGGAAATCCCTGCTGAGAGTACGGGTAACGACAACCTCCCTGCTTTCGTTTCaggattcatttaaaatgtaaagatatgAAATAACTCCCAAACCTCCTTCCGTCCTCCTCTCCCAGGCACTGGTCTTGTCCAGAGATGCGTGGTCGTGCAGAAGGACCAGCTCGGCTTCGGCTTCACAGTTTGTGGAGAGAGAGTCAAGCTGGTGCAGAATGTCCGACCAGGTGAGACGCGTGCGCCGCTGATGGGACTAAAACTGCCATGCAGAGTTACTATAAAACTGAAAGACAATGTAGTCAAATTGATCGATTTTTATAATTAAATTGacaaaaagtaaaatgcaaaGCTAGTGTCGATGCTATCGAAACTGGTATTCAGTTATTTTACACAAAGATGCCCCAATTAAATGCGATGAAAAGGGTTTTTCATGAGATTATATTTAGTAAAAGAAAGATTTTGTGATTGAATTGACTAAAAGTCCGGATAAATAGTGTTCAGGTTCAAAGTTCAACATGACTTCGATGGTAAGGAGATGATAATGAGTTATTATATGGTAGCACGCCACACATTTTTGCTTCACTgccattatttatttgtacaggTGGTGCAGCAGTCAAGGCTGGGGTCCAAGAAGGGGACCGAATCATAAAGGTTTTTACTACTTTTTATCCCAAGTAACCAATCTGACGGTCGTTAGTTTCCCGttgtaatgtttttctctctctcaggtgaACGGCTCGCTGGTGTCCTCCATGTCCCATCAGGAAGTGGTAAAGCTCATCAAATGTGAGTTTGAAATATGATTTATGTGTTTggtttattctgtttatttagCCTGAATTTATCTGACTCcattcctgctttttttattgTCCCACAGCTGGAACGTACGTCGCTCTGACACTACAAGGACCGCCCCCTTCAGCCACCTCCTTTCCCTTAGAGCCACTCTCCACAGACCTCACCAATCAAAGGAAGTCTCTGGGTGGGGAGGCCCCACCGCCTCCGCCTCCACCCTTGCCGTCCGGACTGAGCAGCACCCCATCGCAAAGAATCACAGGACCCAAACCACTGCAGGTAAACCAACTAATATTCAGAATGGATGTCCTACTTCCCAGCTGgcattttaagaaataatgTGACTCGCTTTTGTGTACATCGTCATATTGATTTgttgtaaattgtgttttttaggaCCCAGAAGTACAAAAACATGCCACTCAGATACTCAGGAGAATGCTGGAGCAGGAAGAGGCTGAACTACAGGTaaactctcactctctctcacacacacacactctctctcacttacacacacagaaaaagatgtCCCATTTTAGTTGCAATCCGTGACTGCAGCCTCCTGTACATGTGGACAATTTCTCCCCTTATGAAATACTCCTGTGGTCTACTTAACCCCCTTGTGGCGCCGTGCTTTGCAGGAGTTGATGGAGGAGCAGTTGAGGAACCCGTCGTTGTCACTGGGGGAGCGAATAGAACGAGCAAAGAGGAGAGCTCACCAAGTCAGGGTCAAGATTCAGCAAGATCAGGTGAGCAGACATGACTTATTTTTTCTATACGTGTGATTTTATACTCCCTGAAAATGTTTTAGAGCAGGCAACACGATGAGGAAAAAACCTCTAAAGGTTCAAAATGAATTGGCCTTAATGCAGTTTCCTGCCATAACTACAACACTTTTTAGTTAAAACAGGTTCCGAGGGTTTCACATGTTGTCTATGTGCCTGGTTTGTTGCCCCCGTTTGGCCCAATTTCATcatcttttctttctgcttctccAGGACGGGACACGGTCAGAATGTGCCACGAGCTACGTCATAGCAGGAGAAGGTCTGTGTATCTCTTTATCAGTAAGCGTATTACAAAGCTAACACATTAGCGCTAATGATTAGCATGCACACATACCGGTCTAATGTGTCTATAGATCAGCAGAAAATGCTCTTCCATTCTTAAAATCACTAGAAATCTTATTATTAAAAGGCTGAATTTGGATTTTCTGTTGTGGAATTCACAGTTTTACTCACCTCTAAGGTCATagacacaaaaaataaacaacaaagcGGCTTTTCTAGTCGTGTAAAACGTCTCTTTGCTCTGGCAGGTCGACTATCGATGGACTCCAGCGAAGGCGACGTGGAGGTAGGCTTTTTTTCATCCTTTCTTTAATAACTGGTGAGGTTGTATGTGATGGTCCCACTCATCCCGCCCCCCTcgtcctccctccttccctcccttcctccctccccagGCCTTTGAGAGTCCCCACTCCTCCCCCTCATCCTCCTTCAGGACCCCACAACACCGCCGGCAGAActccgacacacacaccctgtctgACTCGGTGAGATGgacacacacttttactttaacCTCGATGACCCCTAAAAAGATGAGGCAAAAGCTCTGTTctgttttaaaccaaaaaacacacttctAGTCATTTCTCAGGATCCTCGAGTGTGTGACTGagtgcttctgtgtgtgtgtgttcaaaggGTGGGAAGGCCCAGATCATCGGCCccgaggaagaggatgaagaagatgacGGCTATGCATTTAATGAGGTGAGaagttttttagttttttgcaaATGTTCTTTCCCCGTCTCTATTTTTCGGTCTGTTCCCTCCATTTATAAATGATTCCTTCTTTCTCTGTCGTCCTCTCAGATGGACGGTCCATTCCAGGACATCGAGCTGTTGAAGTCCCGGCCGGCACACATGGCGGTGTTCATGAGATACGTCTTCACACAGCTCCTGGACCCCAACCCTCTGGTCAGTCTACTTTAGATTTTATATCAGATTTGAACTAAATGTATTGGTGTTCATTTTGTCCACTTTTTGTAATGTTAGTCTTAGtcaatatttttttgtcatatttagTCAAGTTTagtgaaaagaaaagggaatttTACTCTTAATAAAGTCAAAAACAATCCTTTTATTCATCAGCTTATATAAGGGTTGTTTGTGAACTCCATTTGAAGTTACCCCGAGTCCTCTCTTCATGATAACTCATTTACTCACTGTTTCTCGCACTAAATTAACACtacatgtgcgtgtgtgtccacAGCTGTTCTACCTGTCGGTGGAGGCCTACCTGGGCTCCAGCCCTAAAGACGCTCGTGCACTTGCCCCTCAGATCTGCTCCCACTTCCTGGACCCTGATGCTGTACGTACCAAGTGATTTTGCACTTGTTGCTTTATCTGTTATATCAAAGCAATGTGTGTTGTGCTAAAACAATTCTCTTCTTGGTATAAGAAGAAGCTAAATGTTTACCCTACCTCTCATACCATTTCCTTTATTAGATACAGCAAATTCTCTTTGTGTTCTTGTGACTAAAAAacctgctttttctttctttagccCCTGAAAATCAAAGTACGAGAGGAGTATCTCACAGATATAGGTAAGACGACTAAATATCAGTCTTGTCGTTGGCTTATCCACTTGTTTTGAACAACTGGAAAATAATCTCGGTGACAGATTCATTTAAAGGTTGAACAAAAACCCAGACAGACTATGTTAGCCTGTATGGAAGTGAACCCCGCTGACACGATGTCCTTGTCCCTTTTTTTAGAAAGCCGGCTTCACGCGCAGGAGGACATCAGGGGCCCTCTGTCCGAGCTGCAGCAGCAAGTACTGCCGGACATCCAGGACCAGATCCAGGACTACAGGTACTTCACTGAAGGCTGAGAATACTTAGTCATGACCCTGAGAAGAACTGAGGAATATTATTCCCCCCCTCTTGTGATTATTGTCTAAATAGACAGCTATGGAGACATAGAGCGCCTACATATTTTTGCATACAACATTTCTAAACTCTTTCAGGGATGCAAAAGAAGTGCAGCCATCGTTAGCTTTCATCAGTGTAGATGCGAACAAGTTAAAGTGTAAGGCCCTTAAcgattgtgtttctgtgtctcgtAGGAACAAGCAGATGATGGGCCTCGGCTCTCTGTTTGGAGAAGGGGACCTGCAGCAGCTAGATGGAGACCCggtgaaagagagacaggtggTGGACAGACAGGTCACCGCCCTCTGGGAAATACTGTGAGTCTGGGGCTTGCTCAAATACAAAAACGTGCAAAATTGCAACAATTCTTTGCAAATGAGTGGAGATCTATTCCTTCACTTCTACAAATCTTCACACCAATGCCGAACTATCAACCAGAACTGTATTTCTAGGTGAAATACACCTGTTCACTAATCAAACATTGGTTTACTTTTAACATGTGGCTGTTATCATGTAGTGAATATTAAATGGCACACACTAAACCAGGCTACCCCGCCAAGAGGCTCAATAAAATAGTTATTACAAAGCGACAGAGGAGCTCTCCCAAGCTATCATAACAAAGGTCGGCTAACCTGGAAACCACATGACGTTCCCTCCTTcgactttacacacacacacacacacatacacccccACAGGTCGCTTCCCATCACATGACTGCTGCACCGCAGTTCTTTTACCTTTTGCGTACACCTGGATTTAACTCTTGGAGATTTAAACTGGACATCGCTTGTTGTTTGCGGCGTTAACAGCCtttttatgtctctctctctgttcccgCTCCAGATCAAAGCACGAAGAGGACAGAAGGTAAAACAAGTGTCCACTTAATTCTGTCCGTTTGTAACaccttctctttgtttgtttttcatcgTGCTCTTTTTCTCCTCGTGTTTGTCTTCACTCTCTCATTAtatctctcctccccctctgctcctcttcctcagttcTCCCCTGGCGTCGGCCGTTCACCTGTACCTGCGGCATTCTGGTATCAAGCTAAGAGACTCCAAGGTCTTCCCTGGCCTGAGCACAGAGAAGGAGAAGTGGCTCGCCTTTTTAAAGACGAAAAAGGTAACTGCCCTCTAAGAAAAATAAGTGTGACGCTATGATGGGAGGCTAGTGTCAGGTAAAATCCATTATTTTAATTGAGTAAGTACATTGAAATTATGCAAAACctgaacacattttgatttgtgtttacgGTACCAGCAAAGGAAACTATTTTTGAGCAATGCCGTGAAAATCGTCTTTATCTGAGTTAAATGAGGTGTCAATCACCGagataaaaaaaggtttcactTTTAGAGCTTGGCTGTTTTTGCCACTTGATTTGTTTGTCCCTAAACTGTGTCTACACGGTCCCACTTAAGTATAACTGTGGAGCAACAGTTTCGGTTAAGCAAACATGTATTTGCACAGATTAGTCACATATGTCTCTAAACTAAAAACATGCACcgttaataaaacacaaatgaatagAAGTCTCTGAAAATAATGAGGTATTACTGCTTAATGAAAtgatttttgtgtctttatcacattaaatgtaacttttgagCTGCAGTTTTagataaacaaacatgtatttgcaCAGATAATAAGAGAACAATTTATGGAAGTCTCTGAAAATAATCAGGTAGTTCTGCTTAGTCACATATGCCTCTAAACTATGTCTTTATACCattgaaatgtaactttttagCAGCAATTTTagataaacaaacatgtatttgcgcagttaataaaacacaaatgaatagaagtctatgaaaataATATACATGTTGGTTATGACTGACGGTTCTCTTCTCCATAGCTGAGTGGTaccaagaaagagaaagatggagaggatAAAAAGAGGAATCCCATCCTGAAGTACATCGGAAAACCCCGGAACTCCTCCCAGTCtagtaaatacaaacacacacacacacacacatgctctagTTCACTGCAGATGGCTCATGCCAGTGGCTTCATTGAGGGACATTTCTAACtataaatcaatattaaaaCCTGACATCTAAACCCAGTTCAATGTCAAAATGCTTCATCACTTTTGGTTTATTCTTCTTATCATCACTCTAGTTTCTcgagtacatttacattatttattatgtggacatgagtgtgtgagaggtcATCATCAGCTGACGGTATTGGTTCACTGGCACATCAGATCACAGTCACACGAACACAGACAAGCGCTGCTCCCTCTCATTGTGTTTGTCAGACGGTATTGATTTATCTGTGCCCTCTGTCTGCCCTTTTTATCGCttttccattgtgtgtgtgtttttttattgtgtcttgttatttcattgtttctttttggtttattttgttttttttagcattcCATGTCCCGTTGTCACCCACCGAaggtatatcttttttttattttgatgtcatGGCACTTTTGTTAACTGTAGCTTTTTCGACAAACATGCAATGAATTTAATAACGATGGTATCGTGCTGTAACAATAAAgcacaacgtgtgtgtgtgtgtgtgcagtccgTCCTGGCAGTGTGAGGAACATCATTCAGCAGTTTGAGAACCACACAGAgacgggggaggaggggggagaccCCGCAGACCCCCCGAGGCTCTCCACCAGCAGCCTGGGAGAGGACAGCATGGACAGGTACTCCATCAGCATGAAGTGTGTCAAAATAGTTGTCATTAAAAAAGGTTGAATTATCATTTTCCATTTATGGAGGGTAGGAGCTTTCTCCTTTCCAATTTTGCAATTTCAGTTTCTTAAAGACTAATGATGAAAAACTATTTGCTGTGTAGCAAAAACGTGTAGCCTGATTCCAGTGTTGCTAATTTAGAGGGTTTTTTtacgctctctctctctctcagccccACGGTCTTGGTGCGTCTGGCACGCAGCGAGTCGTTGAAGGCTCAGGGTGAAGGCCGTCGGCGGGGCGTCGTCTCGGGGACGGAGTCTGTCCCTCGCTCTCGTAGCGACGTGGACATGGAGGACTgcggggaggagagggaggggccGGGCCTCAGGCCGCTGCAGCACAGCGCGTCGTCGTCTGCCTCCAGCAGCTCTGCACGGTACACATTGAATATGGGTTTTTTTCACCTACCTCAGGAAACATCTGAAATGCCTTAGTTACTCAGATATAGATCCTTCTTTAGTACTACAGCAAGGGATATACAGAGAAGGAAGTATTTAGATATcgtacttaattaaaagtagaGGTACcggagtgtaggaatactctcctgcctttaaaatgttcctcaaaaggaaagtattagcatcaaaatctacataaagcagcgacagtaaaagtagtcacaGTGcagatttcagaaaaatatctctgatatgttttataattactgatcattaaagtgttctcaaagctggtaaaggtgcagctagttttaatgactctgtatactgcctagcaactaaaggaattaaatacatgtagtggaataaaagtacaccatttacctctgaattgtacaGTGCTTGAATTAATCTTCTTGTTTACTTTACACCATTGGGGATTATAGCTATTCTAAGCCTCCAAGGGTCATACTCACCCCTTTTGATTTCAAACACCCCGgacatcacccccccccctggAAGCGCAGGTTCTCACCTCAtgcaatctctctctctccactcttTCTCACACTCAGGTCTCTAGAGAACCCTACACCCCCATACACCCCTCGGTCTAGACGCAGGTGAGTCATCCCGGTAGATGATCAGTGATCACAAGTAATAATCTGGCAGGAAATTAGGTGTCTGACTTCTTTTCAACAGTGAAGATGAAACGGTTTGGTCCTCTAGAAAGAATTGGCGTCTTCGGTCGCCCTACAAtgttagatttgttttgtttgagcgATGGTGGTATTGAATCTGtgcttttctctctgtccctccctgtgtgtgtgtgtgtgtgtgtgtgactctgcaGGAGTGTGGACTCGCCGCTGGCCCTGCTGCCGGACGCTGCAGccctggaggaggagctgtgcGACGGGCAGAACTGGCAGGACACGGTTCCTCCTCAGCTCCTCGCCTCGCTCAGTCCCCGGGAGGTGGAGAGACAGGCGGTCATATACGGTACGAGTCAAATACAACACACATGAGATCTTAATATGGGTGTTATTATCGTTTAACCTGACACTAAACATTACGAGAACTCCTTTGAAGGTGGTGCACTGATAAGGGATAGGATTTTATTGCTTCCCTTTTAGCGATTCGGTTCTTTATTCATTCTCTAACCCTCCAAATATAAACTCAGTAATATCTCACTGGAAACAACGCTAAAATGAGCGAAGTTTGAGTTTCCAATTAAGCTGAACAACTACTACTTAAAGGTTGTTTTAGATTGATTGTGACAGTTTGCCCTGATGTTAATACCCCCCCTCAGAGCTCTTCACCACCGAGGCGTCCCACCTGCGCACCCTGAGGGTCCTGGACCAGGTGTTCTTCCAGAAGATGAGGTCTGTGCTGAACTCTGATGAGCTGGCCTGCATCTTCCCCAACCTGCCCCAGGTCTACGAACTCCACGGTcagtgagcgtgtgtgtgaacATTTCCAAGTCTGGtcgtacatacagtatgtgtagcTGCATATTTCTGGATGTCAGCAATTTAGGCTAGGTTCAAAGTAAGAAATGGAACTTTGAAACAGTGTAAAAACCTAAATTTGAGGACGGTGCGTGTCTCCGTGTGAAATGTAACAGTATCACTGCGTTCTGCTTCCTCTGTTTGCACAATAAAGTGAGTCGTCCTTTGAGTCAACATGCTCTCAGGGCCGTATGTGTGCtaggtaaataataataagtgaggCAAATACTAAGGGAAGGTTGTCAGCGTTGTAACCTCAGCCTGCAGATTTGTTAAGTCAATATGTGCTCTGTGCTTTAATTAAGAGACATTCTGAAAGTATATGATGTGATTTTATTCGACTAGCATAGTTTTTATCATCTGTTTCTTAAGCTGTTAGCCTTGCATTGCCTTGATTATACTTTGTATTAAATGGTAGTATCTGAAATGATGTAACAGCCTCATCAATTTGTTTTGACTCTGTTGTTTCTTTGCAGCGAGTCTATGCGAGGCGATGAAGAAGCGGAGAGAAGCCCCCACCGTTCAGGACATCGGGGACGTTATGCTGGCCAGGGTGAGCACCACCACCTTCACTTCACCCTCCAGCCTCTCTTGtcagcagcaggtgtttgtgtgcaggatTTAAGTGTTAACAGTGGCGTTTGTGTTCCCAGTTTGAAGGGGCGGCGGGGGACGAGTTTCAGGAACAGGCGTCGCAGCTGTGCAGCCAGCAGTCTCAGGCCCAGGAGCTCATCAAGAACAAACAACGCAAGGACCCTCGCTTCGCTCACATcatacaggtacacacacacactgtgactgACATGTGCATGCTCCTCTTCCCAAATCAGTGAAAAATAAGGCTAAGACTCTTACTGAATAAGTCTTGTGCAGTGGACATAATATCTGCTTCTGATATAAGTTGCTCGTGTGGATTTATTTAACTTGTATATTAGTTTCAGACACTTTTACTGATATATAGCTCAGATTCCTCTCCATGGATCTTTCTTTGCCTTACATCCTTTTTTTCCTGGCTTTGGTTTAGGAGTGTGAAGCGAGTCCTCACTGTCGGAGGCTGCAGCTCAAAGACCTGCTGGTGTCTGAGATGCAGAGACTCACCAAGTACCCCCTGCTGCTGGACAAcatcatcaaacacacagagggtgaGGACTGAACAGATGAATCGACACTGATAACATGCCAAAAAAAGTGGAATTTCTAACGTCAGTATTGTTGATCTTTTAGCCGGTTCGTCGGACTTCCCCTCACTTCAACGTGCC
This Eleginops maclovinus isolate JMC-PN-2008 ecotype Puerto Natales chromosome 11, JC_Emac_rtc_rv5, whole genome shotgun sequence DNA region includes the following protein-coding sequences:
- the arhgef11 gene encoding rho guanine nucleotide exchange factor 11 isoform X3; the encoded protein is MSLRQPTSTLDRLSSLTIGDSERKASAAQQREPIVEIPAESTGLVQRCVVVQKDQLGFGFTVCGERVKLVQNVRPGGAAVKAGVQEGDRIIKVNGSLVSSMSHQEVVKLIKSGTYVALTLQGPPPSATSFPLEPLSTDLTNQRKSLGGEAPPPPPPPLPSGLSSTPSQRITGPKPLQDPEVQKHATQILRRMLEQEEAELQELMEEQLRNPSLSLGERIERAKRRAHQVRVKIQQDQDGTRSECATSYVIAGEGRLSMDSSEGDVEAFESPHSSPSSSFRTPQHRRQNSDTHTLSDSGGKAQIIGPEEEDEEDDGYAFNEMDGPFQDIELLKSRPAHMAVFMRYVFTQLLDPNPLLFYLSVEAYLGSSPKDARALAPQICSHFLDPDAPLKIKVREEYLTDIESRLHAQEDIRGPLSELQQQVLPDIQDQIQDYRNKQMMGLGSLFGEGDLQQLDGDPVKERQVVDRQVTALWEILSKHEEDRSSPLASAVHLYLRHSGIKLRDSKVFPGLSTEKEKWLAFLKTKKLSGTKKEKDGEDKKRNPILKYIGKPRNSSQSTFHVPLSPTEVRPGSVRNIIQQFENHTETGEEGGDPADPPRLSTSSLGEDSMDSPTVLVRLARSESLKAQGEGRRRGVVSGTESVPRSRSDVDMEDCGEEREGPGLRPLQHSASSSASSSSARSLENPTPPYTPRSRRRSVDSPLALLPDAAALEEELCDGQNWQDTVPPQLLASLSPREVERQAVIYELFTTEASHLRTLRVLDQVFFQKMRSVLNSDELACIFPNLPQVYELHASLCEAMKKRREAPTVQDIGDVMLARFEGAAGDEFQEQASQLCSQQSQAQELIKNKQRKDPRFAHIIQECEASPHCRRLQLKDLLVSEMQRLTKYPLLLDNIIKHTEAGSSDFPSLQRAQACCRGILQAVNEDVRETEHRQRLSQYQRRLDAAPLFKSLDLTTKRMIHEGPLTWKVSKDKQIEIQALLLSDSLVLLQRGPDDRLLLRYPSRWLGGGGGGSGDSKTSFSPLVKLDSLLVRSVATDNKALYLISTTERQIYELVAGTASEKNTWKDFLEKTLSSSGGSSPLINHGSMPISSSSLRSASPVSTSSNVFADNSITEQSDSMETHSSNDDIGLSAHTPTDQSEAFICGEGEAVGVAEAALQDVETLRQLILRDLDEDGWSHDSDDTPTNETTNEKSSFSERQRPQSLETVLNFSPSEWEAEPEEEAPPPDAEPPSSVQVVRKAVVAGPSSSSSVPDDITADVTLPSDQSRGRRGEATTQGNMFYLVMPTEQGESVTDDLNDPPTPTASHFPQPLEGVTSPHAEEEVPVCFSHQSEAMQLEQEEETGQSQQSHVIKNVDEIFHTIEGLTSKLRQLKEIEDSHHTLLKTLREPINQESQDQQCPSATVSRTPSLDRGSGDGKEGSPAEPKIQSTGF
- the arhgef11 gene encoding rho guanine nucleotide exchange factor 11 isoform X2 gives rise to the protein MSLRQPTSTLDRLSSLTIGDSERKASAAQQREPIVEIPAESTGTGLVQRCVVVQKDQLGFGFTVCGERVKLVQNVRPGGAAVKAGVQEGDRIIKVNGSLVSSMSHQEVVKLIKSGTYVALTLQGPPPSATSFPLEPLSTDLTNQRKSLGGEAPPPPPPPLPSGLSSTPSQRITGPKPLQDPEVQKHATQILRRMLEQEEAELQELMEEQLRNPSLSLGERIERAKRRAHQVRVKIQQDQDGTRSECATSYVIAGEGRLSMDSSEGDVEAFESPHSSPSSSFRTPQHRRQNSDTHTLSDSGGKAQIIGPEEEDEEDDGYAFNEMDGPFQDIELLKSRPAHMAVFMRYVFTQLLDPNPLLFYLSVEAYLGSSPKDARALAPQICSHFLDPDAPLKIKVREEYLTDIESRLHAQEDIRGPLSELQQQVLPDIQDQIQDYRNKQMMGLGSLFGEGDLQQLDGDPVKERQVVDRQVTALWEILSKHEEDRSSPLASAVHLYLRHSGIKLRDSKVFPGLSTEKEKWLAFLKTKKLSGTKKEKDGEDKKRNPILKYIGKPRNSSQSTFHVPLSPTEVRPGSVRNIIQQFENHTETGEEGGDPADPPRLSTSSLGEDSMDSPTVLVRLARSESLKAQGEGRRRGVVSGTESVPRSRSDVDMEDCGEEREGPGLRPLQHSASSSASSSSARSLENPTPPYTPRSRRRSVDSPLALLPDAAALEEELCDGQNWQDTVPPQLLASLSPREVERQAVIYELFTTEASHLRTLRVLDQVFFQKMRSVLNSDELACIFPNLPQVYELHASLCEAMKKRREAPTVQDIGDVMLARFEGAAGDEFQEQASQLCSQQSQAQELIKNKQRKDPRFAHIIQECEASPHCRRLQLKDLLVSEMQRLTKYPLLLDNIIKHTEAGSSDFPSLQRAQACCRGILQAVNEDVRETEHRQRLSQYQRRLDAAPLFKSLDLTTKRMIHEGPLTWKVSKDKQIEIQALLLSDSLVLLQRGPDDRLLLRYPSRWLGGGGGGSGDSKTSFSPLVKLDSLLVRSVATDNKALYLISTTERQIYELVAGTASEKNTWKDFLEKTLSSSGGSSPLINHGSMPISSSSLRSASPVSTSSNVFADNSITEQSDSMETHSSNDDIGLSAHTPTDQSEAFICGEGEAVGVAEAALQDVETLRQLILRDLDEDGWSHDSDDTPTNETTNEKSSFSERQRPQSLETVLNFSPSEWEAEPEEEAPPPDAEPPSSVQVVRKAVVAGPSSSSSVPDDITADVTLPSDQSRGRRGEATTQGNMFYLVMPTEQGESVTDDLNDPPTPTASHFPQPLEGVTSPHAEEEVPVCFSHQSEAMQLEQEEETGQSQQSHVIKNVDEIFHTIEGLTSKLRQLKEIEDSHHTLLKTLREPINQESQDQQCPSATVSRTPSLDRGSGDGKEGSPAEPKIQSTGF